A DNA window from Malus domestica chromosome 12, GDT2T_hap1 contains the following coding sequences:
- the LOC139190090 gene encoding uncharacterized protein, with protein sequence MSTVESRLSAVEATLEAMGAIPQLIQASTATSDARFTALETKFVILLEHLHRDPGSQGGADSSHVPPPFVPDPPLPPPLVPDDGDFRCLDTPGFQHRDSFDGGGFTPRPQWSHRLDFPRFSDGDDPSAWIYKAEQYFAYYHTLENQKEFGPPEFEDCTESLFKLRQTGPLRDYIVEFRRLATRTSEVGPILLKSCFLGGLKKELRYDVKLLRPSTVHEAISFAAQIDAKLTDLKPSPQKSHLLHKPHFALPPHSLTRPHPHTLPYKKLTPEEVQRKKDKGECWFCDAKWVRGHKCVHTKQLIMLDVCNELEPTDGELTCDLPEPTECELLEPLDPSISSMELSACAFYGTTEPPTIQTMKVSGVLHTLPVTILLDSGSTHNFVDSRLLKQLGWPCHTTKPFDVMIADEGRVRGQGCCQQIPLELGAYRCHTDLYALPLGGCDVVLGVKWLSSVSPVLWDFQNLTMEFCVGKDHYKLVHSTAPAYLVQDTACQQLEKEFKHSNWGVLLYSMELNQLEASNLTHQQLLELQGMLRQFEEVFKTHTTLPPPRAHDHQIPLLPGSKPPSIRPYHYGPMQKTEIERAVQELLDAGFIRPSHSPFSFPVLLVKKKEGTWRLCMDYRELNNITIKDKYPIPLVDDLLDELHGAQYFSKLDLRSGYHQIRMHPSDVEKTAFRTHQGHYEFLVMPFGLTNAPATFQALMNDIFKPYLRKFILVFFDDILVYSKTWEDHLSHMHQTLDILQNHQLAVKKSKCSFGQSQVEYLGHIVSRDGVAADPTKIQAIIDWPIPKNVKELRGFLGLSGYYRKFIPGYSKVCQPLYQLTKKDGFIWSPEATAAFQALKRTMTSPQLLALPNFSIPFTLECDASGNGIGAVLQQNGRPIAFTSQALGPRNQALSTYERELIAIVSAVKKWHNYLQGRHFIIKTDHSSLKYFLSQRTNTPFQQKWVAKLLGFDYEIQYRQGHDNIVADALSRVVGSSQLQEEPLSDLLECKAITYPYFGWLDELRRGLEQDSWIQSKIQEVLAYSQAAAIDPNLSKYHVDNGFLKYKGRIVLSPYSSWKRKVF encoded by the exons TGACTCTTCACACGTACCACCTCCTTTCGTACCAGATCCACCGCTTCCTCCTCCACTTGTGCCCGATGATGGTGATTTTCGCTGTCTCGACACTCCCGGGTTTCAGCACCGTGATTCTTTTGACGGCGGAGGTTTTACTCCTCGCCCACAGTGGTCCCATCGTCTGGATTTTCCCCGTTTCTCCGACGGCGATGATCCATCCGCGTGGATCTATAAGGCTGAACAGTATTTTGCTTATTACCACACTTTGGAGAATCAGAAA GAATTTGGTCCACCGGAATTTGAGGACTGCACTGAGTCGCTCTTCAAGCTCCGCCAAACAGGTCCTCTTCGTGATTATATTGTGGAATTCAGGCGCCTTGCCACTCGCACCTCTGAGGTTGGCCCTATTCTCTTGAAGAGTTGCTTTCTGGGGGGTCTCAAGAAGGAATTGCGTTACGATGTTAAATTGCTTCGTCCTTCCACAGTTCATGAGGCCATTTCCTTTGCTGCCCAAATAGATGCTAAACTCACTGACTTGAAACCCTCTCCCCAAAAATCTCATCTCCTACATAAACCTCATTTCGCCTTACCTCCACATTCCCTTACTCGACCTCATCCGCACACCCTCCCTTATAAGAAACTCACCCCTGAGGAAGTTCAACGGAAAAAGGACAAGGGCGAGTGTTGGTTCTGTGATGCAAAGTGGGTTCGAGGGCACAAGTGTGTCCATACTAAACAGCTCATTATGCTTGATGTCTGTAATGAGTTGGAGCCTACCGACGGTGAATTGACCTGTGACTTGCCGGAGCCTACAGAGTGTGAATTGCTGGAGCCTCTTGATCCTTCCATCTCAAGCATGGAGTTAAGTGCTTGTGCTTTCTATGGCACTACTGAGCCACCCACGATACAAACCATGAAAGTGTCTGGGGTGCTTCACACCCTCCCTGTCACCATACTCCTTGACTCCGGTAGCACCCACAATTTTGTGGATTCAAGGTTGCTTAAGCAGCTCGGGTGGCCATGTCACACCACCAAACCCTTCGATGTCATGATTGCAGATGAGGGTAGAGTTCGCGGTCAAGGCTGTTGCCAACAAATTCCCTTGGAATTGGGAGCATATCGCTGCCACACTGACCTCTACGCACTTCCTTTAGGGGGTTGCGATGTTGTATTGGGTGTGAAATGGCTCTCCTCTGTGAGTCCAGTCTTGTGGGATTTTCAAAACTTAACCATGGAATTTTGTGTGGGGAAAGACCACTATAAACTTGTTCATTCCACTGCTCCAGCGTACTTGGTGCAGGATACTGCTTGTCAACAGCTTGAAAAAGAGTTTAAACACTCTAATTGGGGAGTCCTCTTGTATTCAATGGAACTTAATCAATTGGAGGCATCAAACTTGACTCACCAGCAACTCCTCGAACTGCAGGGTATGCTCAGGCAGTTTGAAGAGGTGTTTAAGACTCATACTACCTTACCACCTCCACGGGCTCATGATCACCAGATCCCATTGCTTCCTGGTTCCAAGCCTCCGAGTATTAGACCATACCACTATGGTCCTATGCAGAAGACTGAGATTGAACGAGCTGTGCAAGAACTTTTAGATGCTGGATTCATCCGACCAAGTCATagccccttttcatttccagtTCTCCTGGTCAAGAAGAAGGAGGGCACTTGGAGACTTTGCATGGACTATCGTGAATTGAACAACATTACCATTAAGGATAAATATCCTATTCCATTAGTGGATGATTTGTTAGATGAATTGCATGGCGCTCAGTATTTTTCTAAGCTTGATCTTAGGTCTGGATATCATCAGATCCGTATGCATCCCTCAGATGTGGAAAAGACTGCATTCCGAACTCACCAAGGGCATTATGAATTCTTAGTAATGCCCTTTGGTCTTACAAATGCTCCTGCCACTTTCCAAGCCCTTATGAATGACATTTTTAAGCCTTACCTCCGGAAGTTCATATTGGTGTTCTTTGACGACATTTTGGTTTACAGCAAGACTTGGGAGGACCATCTTTCACACATGCACCAAACTTTGGATATACTACAGAACCACCAATTAGCAGTGAAGAAATCAAAATGCTCTTTTGGACAATCACAGGTGGAATACTTGGGGCACATCGTATCTCGTGATGGGGTGGCTGCGGATCCTACTAAGATTCAAGCAATTATAGATTGGCCAATACCAAAAAATGTCAAAGAGTTGAGGGGATTTCTCGGGCTCTCCGGGTATTACAGAAAATTCATCCCCGGTTATAGCAAGGTGTGCCAACCCTTGTACCAACTAACTAAAAAGGATGGATTCATTTGGTCCCCTGAAGCCACGGCAGCTTTCCAAGCACTAAAAAGAACAATGACTTCCCCGCAGCTATTAGCCTTACCCAATTTTTCTATTCCCTTCACTTTGGAATGTGATGCCTCTGGCAACGGAATAGGGGCTGTGTTGCAACAGAATGGCAGACCTATAGCTTTCACAAGTCAAGCTTTGGGACCACGGAATCAAGCATTGTCTACATACGAAAGAGAGTTGATTGCCATTGTGAGTGCTGTCAAAAAATGGCACAACTATCTTCAAGGGCGCCACTTCATCATAAAGACAGATCATAGCAGCTTGAAATACTTTCTGAGTCAAAGAACTAACACCCCGTTCCAACAGAAATGGGTGGCCAAATTGTTGGGATTTGATTATGAGATACAATATCGGCAAGGCCATGACAACATAGTGGCTGATGCCTTATCTCGAGTAGTTGGATCATCCCAATTACAAGAGGAACCTCTCAGTGACTTATTGGAGTGCAAAGCTATAACATACCCCTACTTTGGGTGGCTGGATGAACTTCGAAGAGGGTTAGAACAAGATAGTTGGATTCAAAGCAAGATACAAGAGGTGCTAGCATATTCTCAAGCTGCTGCAATTGACCCCAATCTGTCCAAGTACCATGTAGACAACGGTTTCCTCAAATACAAGGGTCGGATCGTGCTTAGCCCATATTCAAGCTGGAAGCGAAAGGTCTTTTAG